From Dioscorea cayenensis subsp. rotundata cultivar TDr96_F1 chromosome 13, TDr96_F1_v2_PseudoChromosome.rev07_lg8_w22 25.fasta, whole genome shotgun sequence, the proteins below share one genomic window:
- the LOC120274865 gene encoding 1-aminocyclopropane-1-carboxylate synthase 3-like codes for MLSKKATCNSHGQDSSYFLGWQEYEKNPYDPITNPSGIIQMGLAENQLSFDLLESWLASHPDAIALKQDGAFLFRELALFQDYHGLPAFKNALTEFMSEIRGNKVGFDPDKLVLTAGATSANETLMFCLADPGDAFLLPTPYYPGFDRDLKWRTGAEIVPIHCSSANGFKITKPALEDAYQRAAKRKLRVKGVLITNPSNPLGTTMTRDELDILINFIASQNIHLISDEIYSGTVFDFPGFISVKEVIKGRDDVSDKVHIVCSLSKDLGLPGFRVGAIYSNNNGVIAAATKMSSFGLISSQTQYLLSVMLSDKEFTRKYIAENKRRLAKRQQMLINGLEDAGIGCLNSNAGLFCWVDMRHLLKSKTFEGEMELWKKILYEVGLNISPGASCHCQEPGWFRVCFSNMSEDTLNLAMQRLKSFVDSGRHRTARSSNSMPFFAKWVRRLSPSERKSER; via the exons ATGTTGTCTAAGAAGGCCACATGCAACTCTCATGGGCAGGACTCTTCATACTTCCTTGGGTGGCAGGAGTATGAGAAGAACCCATATGATCCTATTACCAACCCTTCTGGGATTATTCAAATGGGACTTGCAGAGAACCAG CTCTCCTTTGATCTTCTTGAGTCATGGCTAGCCAGCCATCCTGATGCCATTGCTCTAAAGCAAGATGGTGCATTCCTGTTCCGTGAGCTCGCTCTGTTCCAGGATTATCATGGTTTGCCAGCTTTCAAGAAT GCATTAACTGAATTCATGAGTGAAATAAGAGGAAACAAAGTGGGATTTGATCCTGATAAACTGGTCCTCACAGCGGGCGCTACCTCAGCTAATGAAACTCTCATGTTTTGTCTTGCTGATCCTGGTGATGCATTCCTCCTTCCCACACCTTACTATCCAGG GTTTGATAGAGATCTCAAATGGAGAACAGGAGCTGAGATTGTTCCCATTCATTGTTCTAGTGCTAATGGCTTCAAAATAACCAAACCAGCACTAGAAGATGCTTATCAACGTGCAGCAAAGCGAAAGTTAAGAGTCAAGGGAGTTCTCATAACCAACCCTTCAAATCCGTTAGGCACCACAATGACCAGAGATGAGCTTGATATCCTCATCAACTTCATTGCCTCTCAGAACATCCATCTTATAAGTGACGAGATCTACTCTGGCACCGTGTTCGACTTCCCGGGATTCATCAGTGTCAAAGAGGTGATCAAGGGCAGGGATGATGTCTCTGATAAAGTTCACATAGTGTGCAGCCTCTCCAAAGATCTTGGTTTACCCGGCTTTCGAGTCGGTGCAATATACTCTAACAACAATGGTGTCATCGCCGCAGCAACGAAAATGTCAAGCTTTGGCCTAATCTCTTCTCAAACTCAATACCTTCTTTCTGTGATGCTCTCTGACAAGGAGTTTACAAGAAAATACATTGCAGAGAACAAAAGAAGGCTTGCAAAGAGGCAACAAATGCTCATCAATGGACTTGAGGATGCTGGCATTGGTTGCTTAAACAGCAATGCTGGCTTGTTCTGTTGGGTGGACATGAGGCATCTTTTGAAATCAAAGACATTTGAAGGAGAGATGGAGTTGTGGAAGAAGATACTCTATGAAGTAGGCCTAAACATTTCCCCTGGAGCTTCATGCCATTGCCAAGAACCTGGTTGGTTCAGAGTTTGTTTCTCTAACATGTCTGAAGACACTCTCAATCTAGCAATGCAACGTCTCAAGTCCTTTGTCGACTCCGGTCGCCACCGAACAGCTCGATCAAGTAATTCGATGCCATTTTTCGCTAAATGGGTTCGCAGGCTATCACCGTCCGAACGCAAGTCTGAACGCTAG
- the LOC120274901 gene encoding LOW QUALITY PROTEIN: branched-chain-amino-acid aminotransferase 6-like (The sequence of the model RefSeq protein was modified relative to this genomic sequence to represent the inferred CDS: inserted 1 base in 1 codon), translated as MKHFSLKTCISSWPQSGAGSYADHDVFLECKFNLFFTQLQWQSSSEVFKCHHYSGSKDGINANVNWDELGFNLVKTDYMYXDEKFTSGELNPYGDIKLSPSSGVLNYGQGLLEGLKAYRKKVGNGFVLFRPEENALRMQRGTERMCMVSPSVQQFVHAVKQTVLANKRWVPPYGKGSLYIRPLLLGSGPILGLAPSPEYMFLVFAVPVGKYFKDRLPSVNLSVSDEIHRATPGKTGGVKTISNYGLGLKAQVEAKYRGFSDVVFLDSVNKKYVEEVTTCNIFIVKGNIISTPATQGTILPGITRKSIIEIGRDHGYQVEERSVSIDELIDADEVFCTGTAVSVTPVSTITYCGQRFQFKTRVETVSHRLYNTLTAIQMDDVEDTRGWTLEIDE; from the exons ATGAAACATTTTAGCCTGAAGACCTGTATCTCCTCCTGGCCACAGAGTGGTGCTGGATCATATGCTGACCATGATGTTTTTCTG GAATGCAAATTCAACTTGTTCTTCACCCAACTCCAATGGCAAAGCTCCTCAGAAGTTTTCAAATGTCACCATTACTCAGg AAGCAAGGATGGAATTAATGCCAATGTGAACTGGGATGAACTTGGTTTCAATCTTGTGAAAACTGATTATATGT GTGATGAGAAATTCACATCTGGTGAACTAAATCCTTATGGGGACATCAAATTGAGCCCATCCTCTGGAGTGCTAAACTATGGGCAG GGTTTATTGGAGGGACTCAAGGCTTACAGGAAAAAAGTGGGTAATGGTTTTGTGCTCTTCAGGCCGGAGGAAAATGCTCTTCGAATGCAGAGAGGTACTGAAAGAATGTGCATGGTATCACCATCAGTGCAACAATTTGTTCATGCTGTTAAGCAGACAGTATTAGCAAACAAGAGATGG GTGCCACCATATGGGAAAGGATCTCTGTACATTAGGCCATTGCTATTAGGAAGTGGACCGATACTTGGTCTCGCACCTTCACCGGAATATATGTTCTTGGTCTTTGCAGTTCCTGTTGGCAAATACTTCAAG GATCGTTTGCCATCAGTAAATTTATCTGTTTCTGATGAAATTCATCGAGCAACCCCTGGTAAAACTGGTGGTGTAAAAACAATCAGTAATTACGGATTG GGCTTAAAAGCACAAGTTGAAGCTAAATATAGAGGATTTTCAGATGTTGTGTTTCTGGATTCTGTGAATAAAAAGTATGTGGAAGAGGTCACAACTTGCAATATATTCATCGTGAAG ggAAATATAATCTCAACTCCAGCTACACAAGGGACTATACTTCCAGGGATTACAAGAAAAAGTATAATTGAGATTGGCCGTGACCATGGTTATCAG GTTGAAGAAAGGTCGGTTTCTAtagatgaactaattgatgcaGATGAAGTATTTTGCACAGGAACTGCAGTTTCAGTGACTCCTGTCAGCACTATTACATATTGTGGTCAGAG GTTTCAGTTCAAGACAAGGGTGGAAACAGTGTCTCATAGATTGTACAACACCCTGACTGCAATTCAGATGGACGATGTGGAGGACACTAGAGGATGGACATTGGAGATTGATGAATGA